A stretch of the Muntiacus reevesi chromosome 8, mMunRee1.1, whole genome shotgun sequence genome encodes the following:
- the TM4SF19 gene encoding transmembrane 4 L6 family member 19, which translates to MACSRTCSRILGLSLGTTALCAAVANTLLLFPNWDVTYLLRGLIGRHAMLGSGLWGGGLMVLIAATLISLMGWRYGCFSKIGPCCRMLTALLSSGLALLGAFICFITSGVALKDGPFCMFDVSPFNQTQAWEHGYPFKDLHNRNYLYDHSLWNSVCLEPSKAVVWHVCFFSTLLCISLLQILLVVIHFINSFLGLFCSLCEK; encoded by the exons ATGGCATGCTCACGGACCTGCTCCCGCATTCTGGGGCTGAGCCTCGGGACTACAGCCCTGTGTGCTGCTGTGGCCAACACACTGCTCCTGTTTCCTAACTGGGATGTGACCTACCTGTTGAGGGGCCTCATTGGCAGGCATGCCATgctgggctctgggctctggggAGGAGGCCTCATG GTGCTCATTGCAGCTACCCTCATCTCCCTGATGGGCTGGAGATATGGCTGCTTCAGTAAGATTGGGCCCTGCTGTAGG ATGCTTACTGCTCTGTTGTCAAGTGGCCTGGCTTTGCTTGGAGCCTTCATTTGCTTTATCACTTCTGGAGTAGCCCTGAAAGATGGTCCTTTTTGCATGTTCGATGTCTCACCCTTCAATCAGACACAGGCTTGGGAACATGGTTACCCATTCAAAGACCTGCATAACAG GAATTATTTGTATGACCATTCACTCTGGAACTCTGTCTGCCTGGAGCCTTCTAAAGCTGTCGTTTGGCATGTGTGCTTCTTCTCCACCCTTCTGTGCATCAGCCTCCTCCAGATTCTCCTGGTGGTCATTCATTTCATCAACAGTTTCCTGGGCCTTTTCTGCAGCCTCTGTGAGAAGTGA